The Gammaproteobacteria bacterium region CGGGAGCGAGCGCGATCAGCGCCTCGTAGCCGCTCGCCGCCTCGTCGAGTCGGCCGGCCGCCGCATCCCGCTCGGCCGCGGCGAACAAGACGACCTCGTTCCCCGGCCAGCGGTCGACGGCGGCCTCGAACGCGGCATCGACGGCGGCGGGCTCGAGCAGCGGCGCCGCCCCGGAGAGCGCGCGAATCCAGCTCACGGGCTCGGCCGTCGACGGCGGCTCGCGGGGATCGGCGGCCACGAAGCCCCACCGGTCCGCCTTCATCCAGCTGCGCAGAAAGCGCCGGAGAGGCTCGCCGCGCCGCCGCTCCGTGCCGGAGCGAAGCAGCACGCGTTCGCGCTCCGCGTCGTAGCCGATCACGACGGCATAGTGCCAGACGGGGAAGCGGTCGAAACCGAGATTCTGCAGCACGAGCACGGGCCGGCCGGACTCCAGCTCGGCAAAGAGGGCCGTCGGGTCGGGCTCGATCGCGTAAGGCACGAGACCGTATCGGCGCGTCGCCGCGAGGAGCTCCGGCTGCAGGCTCCCGCGGAGTCCCTCGACGTAGACGGCCGGCACGAGATCCTCGGCGTCGACGGCAAGCCCCTGGTCCGCGAGGATCGTGGCGAGCGCGGCCGGCCCGCACTGATAGTCCGTCTGCGGGAAGAACGGCACGTCGGTGAGCTCGACCGCGGGAACCGCGCTCGCGTCGAAGCGCGGGGCGGCCGCGCATCCGGCGAGCAGCGTTGCCGCGAGCGCGGCCGCCGCGCTTCGTCGAGCGCTTGCGGCGGCCGCGCGCGACGGTGATCGGGCAGCCCCGCGGACGGTGAGCCGGCCGCCGCGCGCCATCGTAGGCCGTCGAACGGCTAGATCTTGTTGAAGACGTTCGTGACGCCGACGAGCTCGAGAATCAGCAGGACGATGAAGACGACGCCGATGACGCCGAGCAGGTCACCGCCGGCGGGCAAACTTTCCATATTGTCGGCGAGCAGCGCGAGCTCGGAGTCCGTGAGCGCCGCGACGCGCTTGGCCGCCTCGGCCGGGTCCACTCCGAGCCGCTTCAGCTCGTGCTGTACCTCCTCCCGCGCGAGCACGGCGTCGATCCGATCGAGCGCCTGTTGGCGGTCGACGACGTCGAGGTACTGCTCCGTGGTGATGACGCCGGCGTATGCCGCATTATGAACGGGCGCGATAGCCATCGCGCACATCGAGAGGACGACGACAGGACCGAAACGACGGCCGCGCATATTCTCCCTCCAATACCCACAACAAGAGGCGTGAACCATAGCTCAGCCTCGCGCCCGAAGCCACCGGCTGCGTCGCGTGCAGACATGCATGGGGCCGGGCACCGCGCCGTGTTCGGTGCCGGACATGCGCCGTCGCGGGCCGATCCAACGCCCCGGCGCGTCAGACGCCCTTGCGCGCCCCGCCGGCCCCCTCGTTCCCGGGCGCGCCGAAAAAGGTGTCTGACACCTTTTTCGAGTCGGAAAAGGTGTCTGACACCTTTTTCGGGGGCACCTTTTTCGGGTCGGCGGCGGACGGAGCCCGGCCGATGAACTCGTAGATCAGCCCGAGCATTGCGTTGAAGCCGGTGACGCGCAGCACCAGCGCGGGCGCGGAGATCGCGCGTCGCGGTTTGCGCAGCTCGCGGATGTCGCGCACGAAGGCGAGCGCGAGCACGGCGCGCACGATGCCCGACAACGCGAAGAGATACAGCAGATTGCTCGGATTCGCGACGCCGCCGAGCAACGGCTCGCGCGGAGCGAGCGCCGGCGCGAGCGCGGCGCCGAGCATCGCGCCGAGAAACACGCACCCGGCATTGCCGACGTTGTGGAACGCGACGTACGCCGCACGGCGGCTGCGCGGCACGAGGTCGTAGAGAAGGTTCCCCGCGCTCAGCGTGAAGCCTGCCCAGGTGAGCCCGGAGACGCACTGCACCGCGAGCAGATAGAAGAAGTCGCCGGACACGAGCCACAGCAACGGCACTACCGGCAGGGCCATGCTCGTGATGATCATGATCGCTCGGTTGCCGTAGACGTCGGCGATGCGCCCCCAGCGATTGAGCGTCAGAAACTGCACGAACACGCTCGCGCCGGTCGTCGCCATGAACTCGAGGTACGAGAACTCGAGATCGCGCAGCATGTAGACCGCGAAGAACGGCGCCGAGATGCCGACCGCGAAGTTCATCAGGATGAAGTACGCGGTGAAGCCGATCGCGCCGCTCTCCCGCACGGTCTGCCACCAATGCGTGATGTGCACGTCGAGGGTCGTCGCCGGCGGCGCCGGCTCGTGCAGATACGTCAGGTGGTAAACGGAAACGACCCGCGCGGCGAACGCGATCGTGAACACGACGGCGAAGCCCGCGTAGGTCGCGCCGGCCGCGTCGAACGCGTGCAGGATCATGCCGCAGACGACGAGCGAGACGAACGAAGTGATCGTCGTGCGGCGTGTGCGATAACCGAAATAGCGGCCGCGGCGGCGGTCGGAGACGAGATCGCGCATGATGCTCGTCCATTGCGGCGCGGCGAAGTTGCCGCCGCCCTGATAGATCACGAAGAGCGCGAGCAGCACGACGACCGCGTGCTCGGGCAGCGCGTACGGCAACGCGAGAATCGGCAGCCATGTGAGGGCTTGCACGGCCGCGCCGGTCAGCACGAGGCGCTTGCGGCTCACGAACTGCCCCGCCCACGCGGAGAAGATCTGCGCCAGAGAGCCGACGAGCGGCGGCAGCGTCGTCAGCAGCGCGACCTCGGGGGCCGTGGCGCGCAGGAACAGCGCGAAAGCCGAGAAATAAGTCTCGCCTCCGCCCGCCGCCACCGAGAAGGCCATGCCGTCGCGGACCGAGTGCCGCAACGCGCGGTCGATGACGGGATCCTTCGCGAAGCGTGCGCGGCGCATGCTCAGCAGCGGGCCGGGCGCGAACGCGAAAGCCCCGCCGTCGGCGAGCGTGACCTCCGATACCGGCTGCGCACGGCCGTTCGCTTGCGAAGCGGTCCCGCCGGGACGCGCTTTGCCCGAGCGCCGGGCGTCAGCAGCCCGCCGAGCCGCAGCGCGCCGCGCGGTCGATCAGCCGCTCGGCGCGCGCGGCGATCTCGGCATCGCGTCCCGCGAGCGTCAACGCCTTGCGCGCCATCATCTGCGCCTGCTGTGGGTCGCCGTCGGCAAGCTTCACCTCGCCGAGCTCGAGCCAGAGCAGTGCGTTGCCCGGATCGATTCGCAGCGCCCGCTCGATCGACGACGCCGCCGCCGTGTAGCTTCCCGCCGCGCGCTCGCTGCGGCTTTGCTCGAGCAGCGCCATGCTCGCGGACGTCGCCGCCGGTGGCGCGTCCGCGGACCCCCGCCCGGAACCCGTCTCGACGCCTGCGTCCGCCGAGCCCCGGTCGTCGCGGCCCGGAAACCCGGTCGCGGAATCTCGATCGCGGGCGGAGGACGAGCCTTGCGCGGGCTGCGGCGACCGAGCCGCCGGGTCCGGCAGCGTGTACGGCGCGGCGCATCCGCCGAGCGCGAGCGCGAGGGAGAGCAACAGCGCCGGCGGCATCCGTGCGGGGGCGCCCGTGTCGATCGATCGAAGCTTGATCATTCTGGAACCTCGTCGCGTGCCGGAATGCGGCACGTTTGGATGTCAGTTCAACGTCCGCCGCAGAAAGCGCCGGATCCCGGAGCCGATCCTCGGCTTCCGGCTGCCGCAGTCTCGCGCTTCCGGCGGCTGCATCTCGAGCGGCACCGCGAGCCGCACGGCGCCGGGACAGCGGGGATCGGTCGCGAAGCCCGTGTAGTAGTCGATCCAAACGAGCTCGGCGTCGGGCGGCGGAGGCGGCTCGTAGGACACGGTGTCGATGCCGTTCAGCACGCTCGTCCACACACGGGCCGCGCCGGCCGCGCCGGTCAGGCCGGTCGGAAGATTCGCGTCGTTGCCGACCCACGTAACGACGAGCCGGTCGCTCGTGAACCCCGCGAACCAGCTGTCGCGCAGATCGTCCGACGTGCCGGTCTTGCCGGCAACGGTCACGTCCGCGATCAGCCGCTCGCGCGCGCCGGCTCCGGTGCCGCGCTCCATCACCGCCACGAGCGCCTGGTTCAGCGCGTAGACCTGCGCCGCATCGGCGCTCTCGGTGATCTCGAGCGGATAGCGCTGCACCCGCTCTCCGTCTTCGCTGACGACCGCGCGCACGGCGCGCAGCGGCACGCGAAACCCGCCGTTCGCGAAGCTGTTGTAGATCTGCGCGACCTCGAGCGGCGTCAAATCGAGCGCACCGAGCAGCAGCGAAGGGTACGGCCGCGGGGCCTCGGGGAGGCCGAGCCGCACGAGGAGCTCCGCTACCGCCTCGACTCCTATGTCCACGCCGAGGCGCACGGTCGCCATGTTGAAGGACTCGGCGAGCGCACGCACGAGCGGCACTTCGCCGTGCGCCTGCTCCTCGAAGTTGTGCGGCGACCAGCGCCTTCCGTCCTCGAGCTCGATCTCGATCGGCGCATCGTCGACGAGCGACGCGAGCGAGTAGCGGCCGCTCTCGAGCGCGGCGAGATAGACCGCCGGCTTGATCAGCGAGCCGATCTGACGGCGCGCGTCGAGCGCCCGGTTGAAGCCGTCGAAGCCGGACTTGCGGCTGCCGACGACCGCCAGGACCTCGGCATTGTGCGGATTCGTGACGACGACCGCGCCTTCCAGCGGGACCGCGTCTTCTCCGCGCCCGGCGTCGAGCGCGTCGAGCTCGCGGATGAGCGCGCTCTCGGCCGCGGCCTGGACGGCCGGGTCGAGCGTCGTCAACACCTGGAGCCCGCGTCGCTCGAGCTCTTCGCGCGGATAATCCGCCGAGAGCTCGCGGCGGACGAGATCGAGAAACGCGGCGTAGTAGCTCGCGCTCCGCCCCGCATCGGGCAGCACGTCGAGCTCACGCGCCTCGGCGCGCTGCGCCTCCTCCGCGGTGATCAGCTGCTGCTCGGCCATGATGTCGAGGACGAGATTACGCCGCGCGAGCGCTCGCTCGGGATAGCGCCGCGGGTTGTAGTAGGTCGGCCCGCGCACCTGCGCGACGAGCAGCGCGAGCTCGTGGAGCTCGAGCTCCGCGAGCGGCTTGCCGAAATAGAACTGGCTGCCGAGGCCGAACCCGTGTATCGCCCGGCTGCCGTCCTGCGCGAGATACACCTCGTTGATGTAGGCCTGCATCAGCTCGGCTTTGTCGTAGTGCAGCTCGAGCGCGACCGCCATGATCGCCTCGCGCAGCTTGCGCTCCCAGGTGCGCGCGTTGCCGAGAAAGTAGCTGCGGACGAGCTGCTGAGTGAGCGTGCTCGCGCCCTGACGGATCTCGCCGGCCTGGAGATTGACGAGGATGGCGCGCAGCACCGCGCGGAAGTCGATGCCGTGGTGCTCCTCGAAACGGCGGTCCTCGACCGCCTTCAGCGCCTCGATCAGCAACGGAGGCACCTCCTCGGGCGCGAGGATCAGCCGGTCCTCGCCGTGCGCGGGGAAGACGCTGCCGATCAAAAGGGGCTCGAGCCGCACGAGCGGCAGCGCGCCGCCGGCCGCACTCTCGAGCGCCGCCACGCGGCCGCCCGCAAACGCGATCGAGACGGACTGCGAAGGCTGCGTCTCGCCGGCGTAGCGGTACGCCCGCGTCGTCATCTCGACCGTGCCGCCGCGCAGCCGATAGCGGCCCGGTCCGTCGCTCGGGTCGTCCTCGCGGTACCCGAGACGCCGCAGCTCGACGACGAACGCGTCCCGCGAGAGGCGCCTTCCGGGATAGATCTCGAGCGGCGTCGCGTAGACTTGCGCGGGCACGTCCCACCGGCGCGCTTCGAACTCGCGGCTCACGTCGTAGCCGACGTACACGGCGTACGCCCCGAAGCCGACGACCGCGAGCGCGAAGATTGCCGCGAGCGCGCCGATCCATCTGAAGCCGCGGCGCCGGCGCGCGCGCGAGCGGCGCCGCGGCTTGCGCGACGTGCGCCTCGTGCGTGAGGGACGTTTCCGCGACGAGCTCACTCTTTGCTCATTTCCCGCCGGGGACCGCGGGCGTCATGATCTCCCGCCGGCCCGCGCGCTCAAACGTGTAGCCCGACGGCAACGGCCGTCGGGACCTCCAGCCGGTGCGGCCGCGATCGCGCTTCGGCGGCGCGGCACCGGTACTCGACAGGCAGCGGCAGCGAGCCGCCGGCCGCGCGCCATTGTAGCCATTCCGGTGCGCGGAAATACGCCGCGCGGACGTCCACGGCACGCCGAGCTGACCGCCCGAACGCCGTCGGCATGGCGAGCGTCAGTTCAGCAGGTCCCGAAGCCGATCCTCGAGACGGTCGCGCACCGCGTCGCGAAGGCGCCGCTGAATGATCTCGCTGAAGTCGGGAAGGATTTGCGGCGCCGTGACGGTGCCGCGCAACGTCAGCGGCAGCGATTCGCCGATCAGCTCGTCCATCGGCTCGCAGCCGCGGATGCCCGTGGACCCGGTCAGCTTCGCCTCGAGCTCGTAGTCGAGGCGCTGCTCGGCGAGAACGAGCGAGCCGGACCCTGTCAGATCCATGAACGATGCGCGCGCGAGCAGGTCCGGGCTCGACGCGACGCCGTCGCGCACCGTCGCCGTGCCGCTGATCAGCTCGAACGCCGTGCGTGCCGGCCGGTCCTCGGGCGCCGGCAGCTTCTGAGTGCGGTTGTAGACCGCGCAGAGCGCGTGACCGAGGTTGAAGCCTTCGATCGTGCCGTCGCGCATCGAGAACCGGACGTCGCCGTTCGCGGTGCGTACGTTCTCGATGACGGTGGCGCCGCGGCCGGCGAGGTTCAGCTCGAAATCGCCCGTGCCGCTGAAATTAGAGTCGCCGGTGAGCGCGACGATCAGCGGCTCGAGCGCGAGCGACGTGGCTCGGCCCCGAAGCGTCAGCCCCGGCTCGGCCGCCGTGTCGACGCCGAAGCTGCCCGAGAACTCGCCGCCGTAAAGCTTCGCGTACGCCGAGTCGAGGCGCGCGCGGCCTTCGCCGACGGCGACGTCGGTCGCGACGTCGGCAAACTCGAGTCCCGCGAGGCGCAGATCGCCGACCTCGACGTGGCCGTCGATCGTGAGGTTCTCGAGCGCGTCGGCCGGAAGCTCGATGTCGCCGGCCGTGCGCGCGTCGTCGTCCGGAGCCTCGTCCGCGGGCGGAGGCAGGTAGCGGTCCGCGTCGACCGCGTCGATCGCGAGCTCGAACGAGTAGGCCGGGCTCGAGAAGCCGTCGACGGCGAAGTCGCCGGTGATGCGGCTGTCGTCGAGCATCATGTCGATGGCCGTGAATCGCGCCTGCTCGGCGTCGGCGGCGAAGCGCGCCACGATGCTCGCGCGCCCGAGCGCGGACGGATCGGACGTCGCGGGCACCGCCTGGCCGAAGCGGCGCATCAGCTCGCGCGGGGAGAACGTTGCGACCGTCGCCTGCCCGGTCACGCTCGGGGAGCCCGTGACGCCCGCGACGGTCGCGCGGCCGGTCGCGGCCAGGCCGAACGCTTCGAGCGACAAGCGCTCGAGCGCCGCGCGGTCGGCGGCCGCGTCGTATTCGAACGCCGCGTCGAGCGCGAGCGTGCCGAGCTCGGCCGGGGCGATCGCTTCCGGCAGCGCGTCGCCGAGAAGACGCGCGAGCGGCTCGGCCGCGAAGCGCGAGGTCTTGACGGTGCCGCGATAGAGCGGACCTTCCGCGCGCGGGCTCACCGCGAGCGTGCCGGTGATCTCGGCGCCGAGCAGCGCGGCCCGCACGTCGCCGAGGGACCAGGCCCCGCTCGCGAGATCGGCTTCGACGCGGCCCGCGAAGGCGGCGCGGTCCACGGCCTCGACGTGGAGCGTGTCGGGTGTGTTCGCCGCGGCGATCGCGAGGAGCCCTTCGTCGGGCGTGAACGCCGGGACATCCACGGTCGCGCGAAGCGCGCTGCCCGCAAGCTCGGCGTCCGCGTGTGCCTGGATGCCGAGCGCCGCGATCTCGAGCCCGGAGAGACGCAGCGTTTCGAGGCGGTACGGCCCGAGCACGATGCCGGCGGGCGCCGCGGCGCCGGCGGCCTCGTCCGATGGCTCCGCGGGCGCGAGCGAGAACGCCGCGTGGAACGCCGCGGACGCGTCGAGCGTGCCGAGCGCGCCGGGCTCCGCGCCGGCGGGCAGCGCGACGCCGAAAGTTTGCAGCGCGTCGGCGAGCGGCGCGTCCGTGATCGTGATGCGGCCTTCCGTCTCCGGCGCGTCGACCAGATTCCGCGCCGCGAGATCCCACGATGCGGCGACGCCGGCCACGTTCGTGACGAGACCGTCGAACGCGAGCGAGCCGGCGGCGGGGTCGAGCACCGCGCTCGTCCATTGCGCGCCGAAGTCGAGGCCGTTGGGCACGGCCGGGACGGCGCCGACGCGGCCGGCGACACGCACCGCGTCGGTCTCGATGCGGCCGTCGCTCGCCGCGCGCACGCGCGCGGCGTCGAGATCGCCCGATGCGAGCAGCTGCTGCTCCGCGTCGAGAACGGTCAATGCGAAATCGACGCCGCTCACCTCGATCGCGGTGAACGGCGCGGCGGCCTCCGCGCCGCCGTCGAGGCCCTCGACGAGAACGCGCGCGCTCGTCTCGACCCCGTACGTGCGCTCGGACTCGGCGTCGAGAACCGACACTGCGAGCGAGAGGTCCACGGGCTCACCGGGCCGGATGCGGCCGGTTTCGAGCTCGATGCCGCTCCCGACGTAGCGCACCCCGCCGACGTCGTGCCACTGCACGACGCCGTCGTGGATCGCGACGCTCTCGATGTCGAGGCCCGCGAGCGGCGAGCGCCCGGCGTCGGCGTCGGCTCCCGGGCCCCCGCCGGGTGCGCTGAAGCTCTCCCAGTTGCCGCGCCCGGCCGCGTCGCGCACGAGATCGAGGCGCAGGCCGTCGATCTCCACGCCGCCGATCTCGACTCGACCTTCGAGCAGCGGCAGAAGCCTGACGCCGGCGGCGATGCGCTCGGCGGTGGCGAACGGCGCGCTTTGGTCGAAGCCCGGCGGGTTGCCGAGCTCGACGTCGGCTGTCTCGACCGCGAGCCATGGATAGAACGCGAGCTCGAGGTCGCCGGCGATCGCGAGCGTGCGGCCGGTGCGTTCCTCCACCCAGCTCGTCACGTAGCCCTTGTAGTCGTTCGGATCGAACGCCCACGCGAGATAAGCCGCGGCCGCCGCGACGAGCACGACGAGCGTCGCCGCGACGGCCCCGAGGATTTTCAGCGCTTTCATCGCTTCAGGCCCCGCAGTTCCGAATGCATCTCGAATGCATGTCCGCCACCGCACACACTAAACGCATGTACGAATGCCGGTGTTCCGTGTCCCGCACCCAATGCACGTCCTACAGCATCGCGGCGAGGAGGGTCGCGATGCCGAGGAAGGAGAAGAAGCCGGTGATGTCGGTGACGGTGGTCAGCAGGATCGAGCTCGATTGAGCCGGATCCTGGCCGAGGCGTGTAAGGCTGATCGGGATCAGCGAGCCGGCGACGCCGGCCGCCACCATCGCGAGCACCATCGACAGCATGATGACGAGCGCGAGCCCCACGCTGCGGCTCCAGACGTAAACTGCAATGCCGGTCGTGACGGCGACGGCCACGCCGTTGACCACGCCGACCTGCACCTCCTTGATCATGACGCGCAGCCAGTGGCGCGTCGAGATCTCGCGGAGCGCGAGGCCGCGAATCGTGACGGCGAGCGCCTGCGCACCGGCGTTGCCCGCTTGTCCGGCGACGACGGGCAGCAGCACGGCGAGCGCGGTGAACTGCGCGATCGTGCTCTCGAACACGCCGACGACGGCCGCCGCGAGGAAAGCCGTGAGCAGATTCGTCTGCAGCCACAGGAGCCGCTGGCGAACGGCGAGCCCCGGGCGCGACAGCGCCCGCTCCTCGCGCCCGGCGCCGACCATCATCTGGATGTCGGCCGACGTCGTCTCCTGCAGCGTCTTCAGCAGCGCGCCGTGGTGGATCACGCCGATCAATCGATCGTGCGGGTCGACGACCGGCAGCGCGTCGAGCTGATACTGCTTCAGCCGCTCCGCGACCTCCTCGCGGTCGTCGAACGGCGAGACGGCGGCCGCGGGGTGCGCGATGTCGCCGAGTTGCTCGTCGGGGTCCGCGATCGCGAGCTGCTGGATGTCGACCGCGGAGACGAGCGTCTGCTCGGGGCCGACGAGAAACAGCAGCCGCGCGTCGCGGGGCTTCAGCCGGCGGAGCGTCTCGAGCGCCGCGCCGACCGTCTGCTCGGGCCGGAACGTCAGCGCGCGGGTATCCATCACGCGGCCGGCGGAGCCGGGCGGATAGTCCATGAAGCGGCGCACCTCGGCCGCCTCGGCGCTCGGCAGCAGCGCAAGGCAATGCTCGCGGCTCTCCTCGGACATCCGCAGCATCGACGCGGCGCCGACGGCGGGATCGAGCGTGCGCAGCACCTCGGTCAGGAGCGCGTCCGGCAGCTCAGGAACGATCTCGTCGATCCGCGCCGGCGAGAGGTGCGGCCAGACCGAAGCGACGGCGGCGGCCGGCTGCGCCGCGAGCACCTCGACCGCCTCGCTGCGCGAGAAGCTCTCGATCGCGTCGGCGGCCCGCGCCGGATGACCGATCAGGAACTGCCGATTGACGAGATCGAGGGCGTCTTCCTGCGCCGGGGATTCCTGCATGGCACTCACCGCGAACGAGGTTGAACCAGCTCGCCGAAGCTTTCCCAGAGGCCGCCGGCACCGGTCGCGAGGAGCTCGGCCAGCTCCGTCAGCCCCTGCCGCGGGCCGGCGCTCGGCTCCGCCCGCGATTGGCGGCGAAGCGCACGGCGGAGATCCGCGTACGAGACGGCGCCGAGGAACTCGTGGTCGCGCGTGACGACCGGCGCTTCCGGATCGCGCTCCCAGAGCTCGCGCTCGAGCGCGTCGGCGACGGTCTCGCGGGCCCAGAGCGGCGACGCCGGCTCGAGCACGGCCGAAAGCCGCACGCTGCCCGCGTGCCGGAGCAGCGCGAGGCCGCGCACGGCGCCGCGGACTCGGCGCGCGCGATCGAGCACGTAGATACGGGCTCGCGCCGTCCGCTCGTTGCGCTCGATGCGCTCGCGCGCCTCCGCGATCGTGCAATCGGCGGGCAGCGTCAGCGCGAACGGCTCGGCCCACGCGCCGACGGCGCTCGGCGGATACCGCAGCAGCAGCTCGAACGCCGCCGACCATTGCGGGCGCAGCGCGGCGAGCAGCCGGGCGCGTGCCGCGGGGGCGAGCTGTCGGAGCACCGCGATCGCGTCCTGGCTGTCCATGCGCTCGACGATCTCGGCCACCTGCGCGGGCTCGAGCCGCTCGATGCAGCGCGCCGTGTAGCCGGGCAGCATCCGCGCGAAGAGCCGCGCCGCGGCGTGCGGCTCGCAGGGGGCGACGAGCGTCGCCGCGTCGTCCGACGGGAGGGTCTCGAGCAGCCGCGCGGCGCCGTCCGGATCGGCGGCGAGAAACGCGGCCGCAAGCTTGTCTCGGCCGGTCACGGCGCCTCCGCGCTCGCAGCGCGCAGCATCTCGCGGCGCTCGAGCTTCACGATCGGCTCGCGCGTCAGGCAGTGTGCCGGGATCGAGACGTCGCCTTCGGCCGTGTCCATCACGATGCAGCCGTCCGCGATCTCGAGGATGCGTCCTTCGAACGCGCCGACGCGGATGTAATCGCCGGCGCTGAGGCGCTTGCGCGCGTAGTGCGCCGCGACGAGGTTCGTCATGTGCTCGCGCGTGCCGAGCGCGAACACGAGCGCG contains the following coding sequences:
- a CDS encoding PA2778 family cysteine peptidase; amino-acid sequence: MARGGRLTVRGAARSPSRAAAASARRSAAAALAATLLAGCAAAPRFDASAVPAVELTDVPFFPQTDYQCGPAALATILADQGLAVDAEDLVPAVYVEGLRGSLQPELLAATRRYGLVPYAIEPDPTALFAELESGRPVLVLQNLGFDRFPVWHYAVVIGYDAERERVLLRSGTERRRGEPLRRFLRSWMKADRWGFVAADPREPPSTAEPVSWIRALSGAAPLLEPAAVDAAFEAAVDRWPGNEVVLFAAAERDAAAGRLDEAASGYEALIALAPDHVAARNNLANVLAERGCRAAALREARAALALTKPDGPLRAAVEDTVNTLTAAAASGAGEAPGACVH
- a CDS encoding PA2779 family protein, whose amino-acid sequence is MVHASCCGYWRENMRGRRFGPVVVLSMCAMAIAPVHNAAYAGVITTEQYLDVVDRQQALDRIDAVLAREEVQHELKRLGVDPAEAAKRVAALTDSELALLADNMESLPAGGDLLGVIGVVFIVLLILELVGVTNVFNKI
- a CDS encoding MFS transporter, which produces MRRARFAKDPVIDRALRHSVRDGMAFSVAAGGGETYFSAFALFLRATAPEVALLTTLPPLVGSLAQIFSAWAGQFVSRKRLVLTGAAVQALTWLPILALPYALPEHAVVVLLALFVIYQGGGNFAAPQWTSIMRDLVSDRRRGRYFGYRTRRTTITSFVSLVVCGMILHAFDAAGATYAGFAVVFTIAFAARVVSVYHLTYLHEPAPPATTLDVHITHWWQTVRESGAIGFTAYFILMNFAVGISAPFFAVYMLRDLEFSYLEFMATTGASVFVQFLTLNRWGRIADVYGNRAIMIITSMALPVVPLLWLVSGDFFYLLAVQCVSGLTWAGFTLSAGNLLYDLVPRSRRAAYVAFHNVGNAGCVFLGAMLGAALAPALAPREPLLGGVANPSNLLYLFALSGIVRAVLALAFVRDIRELRKPRRAISAPALVLRVTGFNAMLGLIYEFIGRAPSAADPKKVPPKKVSDTFSDSKKVSDTFFGAPGNEGAGGARKGV
- a CDS encoding tetratricopeptide repeat protein translates to MIKLRSIDTGAPARMPPALLLSLALALGGCAAPYTLPDPAARSPQPAQGSSSARDRDSATGFPGRDDRGSADAGVETGSGRGSADAPPAATSASMALLEQSRSERAAGSYTAAASSIERALRIDPGNALLWLELGEVKLADGDPQQAQMMARKALTLAGRDAEIAARAERLIDRAARCGSAGC
- the mrcB gene encoding penicillin-binding protein 1B, which produces MSSSRKRPSRTRRTSRKPRRRSRARRRRGFRWIGALAAIFALAVVGFGAYAVYVGYDVSREFEARRWDVPAQVYATPLEIYPGRRLSRDAFVVELRRLGYREDDPSDGPGRYRLRGGTVEMTTRAYRYAGETQPSQSVSIAFAGGRVAALESAAGGALPLVRLEPLLIGSVFPAHGEDRLILAPEEVPPLLIEALKAVEDRRFEEHHGIDFRAVLRAILVNLQAGEIRQGASTLTQQLVRSYFLGNARTWERKLREAIMAVALELHYDKAELMQAYINEVYLAQDGSRAIHGFGLGSQFYFGKPLAELELHELALLVAQVRGPTYYNPRRYPERALARRNLVLDIMAEQQLITAEEAQRAEARELDVLPDAGRSASYYAAFLDLVRRELSADYPREELERRGLQVLTTLDPAVQAAAESALIRELDALDAGRGEDAVPLEGAVVVTNPHNAEVLAVVGSRKSGFDGFNRALDARRQIGSLIKPAVYLAALESGRYSLASLVDDAPIEIELEDGRRWSPHNFEEQAHGEVPLVRALAESFNMATVRLGVDIGVEAVAELLVRLGLPEAPRPYPSLLLGALDLTPLEVAQIYNSFANGGFRVPLRAVRAVVSEDGERVQRYPLEITESADAAQVYALNQALVAVMERGTGAGARERLIADVTVAGKTGTSDDLRDSWFAGFTSDRLVVTWVGNDANLPTGLTGAAGAARVWTSVLNGIDTVSYEPPPPPDAELVWIDYYTGFATDPRCPGAVRLAVPLEMQPPEARDCGSRKPRIGSGIRRFLRRTLN
- a CDS encoding AsmA family protein; protein product: MKALKILGAVAATLVVLVAAAAAYLAWAFDPNDYKGYVTSWVEERTGRTLAIAGDLELAFYPWLAVETADVELGNPPGFDQSAPFATAERIAAGVRLLPLLEGRVEIGGVEIDGLRLDLVRDAAGRGNWESFSAPGGGPGADADAGRSPLAGLDIESVAIHDGVVQWHDVGGVRYVGSGIELETGRIRPGEPVDLSLAVSVLDAESERTYGVETSARVLVEGLDGGAEAAAPFTAIEVSGVDFALTVLDAEQQLLASGDLDAARVRAASDGRIETDAVRVAGRVGAVPAVPNGLDFGAQWTSAVLDPAAGSLAFDGLVTNVAGVAASWDLAARNLVDAPETEGRITITDAPLADALQTFGVALPAGAEPGALGTLDASAAFHAAFSLAPAEPSDEAAGAAAPAGIVLGPYRLETLRLSGLEIAALGIQAHADAELAGSALRATVDVPAFTPDEGLLAIAAANTPDTLHVEAVDRAAFAGRVEADLASGAWSLGDVRAALLGAEITGTLAVSPRAEGPLYRGTVKTSRFAAEPLARLLGDALPEAIAPAELGTLALDAAFEYDAAADRAALERLSLEAFGLAATGRATVAGVTGSPSVTGQATVATFSPRELMRRFGQAVPATSDPSALGRASIVARFAADAEQARFTAIDMMLDDSRITGDFAVDGFSSPAYSFELAIDAVDADRYLPPPADEAPDDDARTAGDIELPADALENLTIDGHVEVGDLRLAGLEFADVATDVAVGEGRARLDSAYAKLYGGEFSGSFGVDTAAEPGLTLRGRATSLALEPLIVALTGDSNFSGTGDFELNLAGRGATVIENVRTANGDVRFSMRDGTIEGFNLGHALCAVYNRTQKLPAPEDRPARTAFELISGTATVRDGVASSPDLLARASFMDLTGSGSLVLAEQRLDYELEAKLTGSTGIRGCEPMDELIGESLPLTLRGTVTAPQILPDFSEIIQRRLRDAVRDRLEDRLRDLLN
- a CDS encoding magnesium transporter → MQESPAQEDALDLVNRQFLIGHPARAADAIESFSRSEAVEVLAAQPAAAVASVWPHLSPARIDEIVPELPDALLTEVLRTLDPAVGAASMLRMSEESREHCLALLPSAEAAEVRRFMDYPPGSAGRVMDTRALTFRPEQTVGAALETLRRLKPRDARLLFLVGPEQTLVSAVDIQQLAIADPDEQLGDIAHPAAAVSPFDDREEVAERLKQYQLDALPVVDPHDRLIGVIHHGALLKTLQETTSADIQMMVGAGREERALSRPGLAVRQRLLWLQTNLLTAFLAAAVVGVFESTIAQFTALAVLLPVVAGQAGNAGAQALAVTIRGLALREISTRHWLRVMIKEVQVGVVNGVAVAVTTGIAVYVWSRSVGLALVIMLSMVLAMVAAGVAGSLIPISLTRLGQDPAQSSSILLTTVTDITGFFSFLGIATLLAAML